TGGCATCCTCGAGATCGATCATGGTGACCATGCGCTTCGAGCGCCGGGCAGCCAGCAGCGCCGCCTCGTTGATCAGGTTCATGAGGTCCGCGCCGGAGAAGCCGGGCGTGCCCCGGGCGATGATCTTCAGGTCCACGTCCGGCGCCAGCGGCACCTTGCGGGCATGCACCTTGAGGATCTTCTCGCGGCCGTTGACGTCGGGATTGGGCACCACGATCTGGCGATCGAAGCGGCCCGGACGCAGCAGCGCCGGATCGAGCACATCGGGCCGGTTGGTCGCGGCGATGATGATGATGCCCTCGTTCGGCTCGAAGCCGTCCATTTCGACCAGCAGCTGGTTCAGCGTCTGCTCGCGCTCGTCGTTGCCGCCGCCGAGGCCGGCGCCGCGATGGCGGCCGACCGCGTCGATTTCGTCGATGAAGATGATGCAGGGCGCGTTCTTCTTGGCCTGCTCGAACATGTCGCGGACACGGCTCGCGCCGACGCCGACGAACATTTCGACGAAGTCCGAACCGGAAATGGTGAAGAACGGCACATTGGCTTCGCCCGCCACCGCCTTGGCGGTGAGGGTCTTACCCGTACCGGGCGGGCCGACCAGCAGCACGCCGCGCGGGATGCGGCCGCCGAGCCGCTGGAATTTCTGCGGGTCGCGCAGGAACTCGACGATCTCCTGCAGGTCCTGCTTGGCCTCATCGATGCCCGCGACATCCTCGAAGGTGACGCGGCCGTGGGCCTCGGTCAGGAGCTTGGCCTTGGACTTGCCGAACCCCATGGCCTTGCCGCCGGCGCCCTGGATCTGCCGCGACATGAAGATCCACAGGCCGATCAGCAGCAGGACCGGGAACCACTGGGCAAGGAGCGCCACGAACCACGGCACCTGCTCGCCCGGCGGACGGGCCTGGACCTGCACGCCCTTCTCGAACAGCTTCTGGGTCAGGCCCGGATAGGGCGGCGAATAGGTCTGGAAGGTCCGACCATCGGTGAAGTGGCCCGTTACTTCGGGCCCCTTGATGGTGACGTCGCGGACCCGGCCGCCCTCGACCTCGGAGAGGAACTGGGTGAACGGCATGTCCGACGAACCCTGCCGTTGCTGCGGGCTCTGGAACAGCGTGAACAACGCCAGCAAAAGCAGGACGATGATCACCCAGAGGGCGAGGTTGCGGAAATTGGAGTTCATCGCGGTCCTTCCCCGGGGCTCAGCCACGTCCTGCGCCGCAGCGGCGCGTTTCATGCGATCGGCAATAGCCCAGCCCGTTAGAATACGTAATGTAGGTTCGGCGGCGAGCCTTGCCAAGGAGAGGTCGCTGCATCCGCGCGGTTCTGTTGAGGCGAGATCGCAATCCGGTCAACTCTTTATTGCGCCATGCGACGATCGGCCGGGGGCCGGCGCGGCGGCTCGCGCGATAGGATGACCCGTCCTTCCGGCGTGACCGCCACCATGGCGCCGCGCAGCGTCGTCCTGGCCGCCTCGCCTTCGGCGAGCGCCATCAGGACCTCGACCGAGAGCTCCTCGAGGGCGGCGAGCCGCTCGGCGCCCGCCCCGCCGCCGACCCGCTCGATCGCCATGGACAGCAGCATCTGCACGCAGGCCAGCGGCTCGGCGAGCCAGGCCTTGGCCTCGTAGACCTCGGTTCCCGGCACGACGGTCGGCCGGCGGCTTGCTTCCGCCAGCCTGTCCGCCTGATGCCGCAAGGCCTCGTCGATCAGTCGCATGCGGCCGGCAAAGGTCGCCAGGCGCTCGATATCGAGGCCCTCCCCGGCCATGGCAGCGATCAGCTTGCGCAGCCTTGCCCGGGTGAAACGGTCGTCGACATTGGACGGATCCTGGATCGGCTCGAGTCCCGCCGCCCGGGCGGTCGCCGCGAGCCGGGCGCCGGTCGTCCACAGAAACGGCCTGACGATGGCGATGCCGTCGCGCTCCGCGCTCTCCGCCATGGCCTTCAGGCCCAGCGGGCCCGAGCCGCGCAGGAAGCGCATCAGCACGGTCTCGGCCTGGTCGGAAATGGTGTGGCCGGTGACGATCGCCTCCGCGCCGACCCGCCGCGCCTCGGCGGCGAGCAGGCGGTAGCGCGCCTCACGCGCCTCGCGCTGCAGGCCGGCCTCCGGTTTCGGCCCGGACCAGACGAGAATCTCGGCCGGCAGGCCGAGCCGGGCAGCGGCGGCCGCCACCATGGCGCATTCGGCCTGCGCCTCCGGCCGCAATCCATGGTCGACGGTCGCGACATGCAGCGCCGGACCGTCGGCCCGCGCGGTCCGCCAGCGCGCCAAAGCCGCCATCATGCCCATGGAATCCGGACCGCCCGACACCGCCAGGAGCAAAGCCCGGTGATCGGCGAAGCGGTCGAAAATGTCGGGGAGATCGGAAACGTCGAACGGCTCGGCCGGTTCGACCTCAGCAGCGTGCACGGCGTTGCTCGCTGACGACCGCAGCCTTGGTCTGCTGGGCGGCATTCGGATATTTGCGGTTGAATTCCGCAAAGGCCGCGCAGGCGGCCTCACGCTCGCCGAGCGCATTGAGCGACTGGCCGAGGCGCAGGAGGCTCGACGGCGCGCGGCTGATGCGCGGATAGTCGGTCGAAACCTTCAGGAACTGCTCGGCGGCCTCGCGATACTGCCGGCGCTGATACATGGTCTCGCCGAGCTGATGGGTGGCATCGCCCACCAGCCGGTCGCGCGGATGGTTCTGGATGAAGCCGCGCAGCGCCATTTCGGCCTGCTCGTATTCGCGCCGCTGCACGAGCGCCACCGCCTGGCTGAACTCCTCGCGCGGCGAGGTGGCGATGATCGGCTGGGTGCCGGTGCTGGCCATGCGTCCGCCGCCGCGCGGATCCAGGCTCGGATCGTTCGCCGCCTGGCCGGACAACTGGCCGAGGTCGAGCGGCTGATTGCCGCCGTCGGCGAAGCCATCGCCCCCGGCCCCATCCACGCCGGGCTGCCCCGCCTGGGCCCGGCCGCCAGCGCGCGGCTGCGCCGCATTGCCGCCGGGCGGGGTTGCGCCAAGATCGCGCGGCGCACCGGCTGCGCCCTGCTGGGCATTCGGATCGAAAGCGTCGCCGCGCTGCTGGCGTGGCGGCTGCTGGCGCGGCTGGCTGGGTTGGCTCGGGCGGGCACCGCCCCGCTGCGTCTCGAGTTCGTTCAACCGGAACTCGAGATCGGCCTGCGTGCGCTTGGCCTGTTCCTCGATCTGGCGAAGGCGGAACTGCGACTGCTCGACCTGGCCGTTCAGCGTGCGGATCTGCGCTTCCAGCCGCTGGATCCGATCGAGCAGATCGGCCGCCGACTGGGCGCTGGCCCCGCCGCTCACCCCCGCGACCAGCACGGCTGTCGCGGCGAGCGTCGCCCAAAGTCCACCACGCCTGCCATTCCGCGTCTCGAACCGGACCCAGCCCCTGACTGTCCGACCGATGGTCATCGTTCCTCTCTTCTCCAGTCCTGCAAGAGCCCGGCGGTGCCGGACCAGCCGCTGCGATCTGCGCAACCTTGCGTGAAGCCTATCATTCGTGGCCGTGAATTGGGCCAGAATTCGGACCTATTCAAGCAAAAACGGCGCTCGTCGAACGAGCGCCGCTGATTCTCGGAAGTGATGTTCCCTCGATATTTCAAGGTTTTCGGCCGGGTTCCGCCATTGCAATCGAAATCATCCGACGGAGCCCGGCCAGCCCCACATCACGAGCCGGCACCGCCGCTCAGCACGGTGACCGAACGACGGTTCTGCGACCAGCAGGAAATGTTGTCGCAGACCGCAACCGGGCGCTCCTTGCCGTAGGAGATGGTGCGCATGCGGGCGGCCGAGATGCCGCGGGCCGACAGGTAGTCCCGCACCGTCTGGGCGCGCCGGGCGCCGAGCGCGATATTGTATTCGCGCGTGCCGCGCTCGTCGGCATGGCCTTCGATGGTGAAGGAATAGCGGTTGTACTGCTGCAGCCAGGTGGCCTGCTTGTCGAGGGTCGAGCGGGCCTGGGTGGTCAGTTCGGACGAGTCGGTTTCGAAGAACACACGGTCGCCGACATTGACGACGAAGTCCTGCGGGCTGCCCGGAGAGGCCGCGCCCATGCCGCCGGCTCCGCCGGCACCGCCGGCCCCAGTGGTGGGATTCTGAGCGCAAGCGCCAAGCGCCAGGCCCATTGCCATGAGGGCGGCAAACTTCCAGTTGCGCCCGAGAGCCATGGTCAGCATGGTGATCTCCTTAACGAAAAACGTAGCCGTTCCTTTACCAGGATGGGGGTTAATCGAACCTTCCCGAACGTCCTTGACCTTCCCCCGAATACTTCGGGGAAATCTGG
This portion of the bacterium YEK0313 genome encodes:
- the tilS gene encoding tRNA(Ile)-lysidine synthase; this encodes MHAAEVEPAEPFDVSDLPDIFDRFADHRALLLAVSGGPDSMGMMAALARWRTARADGPALHVATVDHGLRPEAQAECAMVAAAAARLGLPAEILVWSGPKPEAGLQREAREARYRLLAAEARRVGAEAIVTGHTISDQAETVLMRFLRGSGPLGLKAMAESAERDGIAIVRPFLWTTGARLAATARAAGLEPIQDPSNVDDRFTRARLRKLIAAMAGEGLDIERLATFAGRMRLIDEALRHQADRLAEASRRPTVVPGTEVYEAKAWLAEPLACVQMLLSMAIERVGGGAGAERLAALEELSVEVLMALAEGEAARTTLRGAMVAVTPEGRVILSREPPRRPPADRRMAQ
- the bamD_1 gene encoding Outer membrane protein assembly factor BamD, with amino-acid sequence MTIGRTVRGWVRFETRNGRRGGLWATLAATAVLVAGVSGGASAQSAADLLDRIQRLEAQIRTLNGQVEQSQFRLRQIEEQAKRTQADLEFRLNELETQRGGARPSQPSQPRQQPPRQQRGDAFDPNAQQGAAGAPRDLGATPPGGNAAQPRAGGRAQAGQPGVDGAGGDGFADGGNQPLDLGQLSGQAANDPSLDPRGGGRMASTGTQPIIATSPREEFSQAVALVQRREYEQAEMALRGFIQNHPRDRLVGDATHQLGETMYQRRQYREAAEQFLKVSTDYPRISRAPSSLLRLGQSLNALGEREAACAAFAEFNRKYPNAAQQTKAAVVSEQRRARC
- a CDS encoding Outer membrane lipoprotein Omp16 precursor, whose protein sequence is MLTMALGRNWKFAALMAMGLALGACAQNPTTGAGGAGGAGGMGAASPGSPQDFVVNVGDRVFFETDSSELTTQARSTLDKQATWLQQYNRYSFTIEGHADERGTREYNIALGARRAQTVRDYLSARGISAARMRTISYGKERPVAVCDNISCWSQNRRSVTVLSGGAGS
- the ftsH gene encoding ATP-dependent zinc metalloprotease FtsH; its protein translation is MNSNFRNLALWVIIVLLLLALFTLFQSPQQRQGSSDMPFTQFLSEVEGGRVRDVTIKGPEVTGHFTDGRTFQTYSPPYPGLTQKLFEKGVQVQARPPGEQVPWFVALLAQWFPVLLLIGLWIFMSRQIQGAGGKAMGFGKSKAKLLTEAHGRVTFEDVAGIDEAKQDLQEIVEFLRDPQKFQRLGGRIPRGVLLVGPPGTGKTLTAKAVAGEANVPFFTISGSDFVEMFVGVGASRVRDMFEQAKKNAPCIIFIDEIDAVGRHRGAGLGGGNDEREQTLNQLLVEMDGFEPNEGIIIIAATNRPDVLDPALLRPGRFDRQIVVPNPDVNGREKILKVHARKVPLAPDVDLKIIARGTPGFSGADLMNLINEAALLAARRSKRMVTMIDLEDAKDKVMMGAERRSMAMSEEEKKLTAYHEAGHAVVGLNVPAGLPVHKATIIPRGRALGMVKFLPEGDRYSMKYKEYTSHLAVAMGGRVAEELTFGKENITSGAVGDIDQATKMARAMVTRMGFSDELGLVAYGDNQEEVFLGMSMGRQQSISEATAQKIDSEVKRLVQEGYVEARRILTEKHEEFVRVAEALLEYETLTGEELKDLIAGKPPVRDSEPDKNSGRSSAVPTAGKGRRPANDDGLEPQPSA